The Suricata suricatta isolate VVHF042 chromosome 16, meerkat_22Aug2017_6uvM2_HiC, whole genome shotgun sequence genome contains the following window.
gtctgcttaagattctctctctccctctctctctctttccctctgcccccctcccctgcttgtgctctctctcaaaaaaataaaaataaaatgatttaaaaattaaattaaattaggggtgtctgggtggctcagtcagttgacgtCTGACTTTAGTTTGGGTTATAGCTCATatttcgtgagcttgagccccatatcgggcactctgctatcagtgtggagcttgcttcggatcctctgtctccttctctctctgcccctccttcgcactttctctccctctcaaaaataaatatttaaaaataaaatgaaataaataaacatgtaattaaattaaagaagaagCAATTTGGTTTCACAAATGAggaatggggaaaggaagggcacGCAGCCACACCTCTGGACAAAAAAGGGAAGTTTGTACCCCCAGGAACTTTCGGGGCAGGAGTCAAATAGTAAAATGtccatgtgtatacatacactgGGTTTTGTGTATATGCACAGCCTCACAGAAGGCATTGAGCAATAGAAAAACCAAGGAATGCTAAAGGAAAAGATAATCACTGTTATATATAAGAAAGATTCTACATGGCAAAAAAAATTCCATAAGAaatgttttgggggtgcctgcatggctcactcggtgaagcatccaacttcagctcaggtcatgatctcacagactgtgggttcgagccccgcatcgggctctgtgctgacaactcagcctacttcggattctgtgtctccctctctctcattgctctcctgcttgtgttctctctatctaccaaaagtaaataaacatttaaaaattttttaaaaatgtttttagtatacAACAGGGAGAAAACTTGGCAGTCATTTTAGTAAACAAAATGTGCATGCATTCATTGTGAAGGGCAGTAATTGATATTACCGATCAATATGAAGAAAACCTAGTAGCAAACCGCATCGCACAATAGGCAAAGAATATGGAAAGACTGTCTCCTAGTCACGGAACCCAAATGACTTAAAAATCTTTGTGTTTTCTAATGCAATATGTTAGTTGGGTAGTTCATATATAAGTTATCAGCGAACACACATATATTAGAGGTACATGCCCAACATGTTCTTACGACCAGGAGAGTTCAACAAAAAAGTGGAGagactagggcgcctgggtggttcagtccattgactcaggtcatgatcttgtggtttgtgacttcgagccccacattctctctctcaccctctctgtctctctctctctctcaaaataaataaacttaaaagaaaaaaagtggggagACCAATGACCTagaaccctgcttcaggctctttCTGCAGAAAAATCAAAGGGAGTCCTGTTGCTTCCcggaaaggtggggagggggtgggggccaggcaCGCACCTCGATTTTGCCCTCCTTGGCGGCCAGCTTGAGAGGCGTGAGGCCCTGCAGGTTGGGGATGTCTTCGAGCTGCACCGTGGGGCAGAGGCGGGCCCCGGCTCGGAGGAGCCCGTCGTACATGCGGATCACCAGCGCGCTGTTCTCCGCCGAGTCATCTGCGATCATCACCAAGGCGTGCAGGGCGGTGTTGCCCAGCGAGTCGGCCGCCTGCAGGCTGGCAGGCTGGTGCGGGTTCTCCAGGAGGTAGGTCACCACATCCCACTGCTTGGTGCACGCGGCCAGTGAGAGGGGCAGCTCGCCTGGGGGTCAAGGGGGTCAGTTGAGCCTCAGGCCTCCCGCTTCCACTTGACTACTCCTCACACTGCCAGGACACGGAAGGCCGGGCCTCCTCCAAGACAGTCAGGCACCCACAGGAGAGGACAGAACACTGCCTTGGGGTCCCAGGTCCGCCCAGGCCTGTGCTATGAGGGAAGATGGTCCCAAGCCCCATTTAGGGCAGCTGAGCCTTTTCCTATGAGCACTGGTAATGGCAGTTCTGTCCAGCCCTTGACCCAAGGGGCAGGTGACCAAAGCTTTTGACCATCTAAAGGCTCGGAACAGAGGCCAGCCAACCAAGGTTcccacctccttctctttccttcaccaGAGCCCAGCCCCACTGCCACCTGGCATCGACACCCCTTTATCCAGGCCCTATCTGGTCAACCTTCCCCCACTCCGGTTCTGCCAGCCATTTCCCTGCCCTGGTCTGGGCGAGGAAGTGTGGCGAGCTTCCTTGGCCAGACGAGGCAAAAACATCTAAGACAAACTCCTTTGGCAGGCAGCCCAGTGATTAGAAGCATGAGCCCTTGGAGTTGGACAGATCTGGGTTGaagtgtgggaagctgcaaagattcagctgatcGGCAGGAAGTGTCGCTCCCTGTGGGGTGCGGccaaaaaacaagattaaccgtcTAGAGGCCAGGGATGTGTATTTCCCACTCAGGGATTGGAGACGGCCAGACCGGAGTAGCCaatagaacaaaagatcaaccgcatttagGCTTAAGTTGGTGTCGATCGCCCCCCTGCCCAGTGTCACAAacgcaagtctgggctctcctttagatgctgtgtttgaaatttcagttttggtttcccctttttctaataatcatttgaccctgtttcctagcaaccgacccaggtcagcttcccgccccaaaccctataaagtgtggatattttttcaataaactgggcttgatcagaaacgcttgtcttgccccactctctgtgctccttcctgctctattctttctccctccctcaggaacctacGACCCGATTTACCGCCCCACCGGCCGGTTGGGGACATGACATTGAAGGGCCAGCTCTGCCACATGTGTACCATGTGACCGGGGGCAAGGCCTTATCCCGTCTGCACCTCAGTTTACCCGAGAAAGGCTTCTTACCAAAGTAGAAGCAAGTCCCTTGGCTCTTCTTCTGGAAGAACTGGCCGCAGGCCCGAGCATGCACGTTGGCCCCATTCTCCACCAAGAGCTTCACGCACTGCAGGCTCCTCTTCTCGATGGCAATGTGCAGGGCGCTGTGGCCTCGGTAGTACTCATCCGTGCACTGGGCGTtgaccaggggctgggggttgcCGGAGTCCCGGTCGATCTGCAGCAACGGCAGGATGCAGGCGTTGGCTCCATCCCGAAGGTTCAACACGGCCTTCATCAGGCACGTCTTACCCGTGGAGCCCTctgtgggagaaggggagggggaggggcaccagggtgctCAGGCCTGGAGTGGCTGGGCTGCCCACCAGCTCCAAAGTACCCCTTGGGAGGATAAAAAACGATTGTCACACACGACTGGTGGAAACACGACCGTGCAATAGGGTATTAAGACTCTGAACAACCGGAATTAAAAGACCAACAGGCGTGACTAAAATCTCTGCCCTAGAAAATAAGTTTCAAAGACATAATTTGTCTTATGTATAATGGTGTGTATACAAGAACACCCAGAGGAAAATCATTAAGTGGCTCCACCATTTAATAGCTCTctccttaggcaagtcacttggCCTCCCTTGACCTCAGTTTTCCTGactgtgaaatgggaatattCCAGGGCTGTTATAATGGTCAAATGGGATCAGATACAGAAATCTTGGCACAcagagggcctggcacatagtacatTGAGGCCAAAAACTACAAATGACATAAATGGCCATCATGGAGGAATTAGTGAACTAAATCCTGGTAAGTTTACACGACAGAAAAACTCTGCAGTTGTTAAAGTGCCCGAGTTAGAGGTCTATGTACTCAAGTGTAAGTGGTTACAAATTGGTGTATATggcacaatggagtactacatggcaatgagagggaatgacatatggccatttgtaggaaagtggatggaccttgagagtgtcatgctaagtgaaataagtcaggcagagaaggacagaaaccatatgttcgcactcataggtNNNNNNNNNNNNNNNNNNNNNNNNNNNNNNNNNNNNNNNNNNNNNNNNNNNNNNNNNNNNNNNNNNNNNNNNNNNNNNNNNNNNNNNNNNNNNNNNNNNNgtgtttgctgtatcattggatttaatgaaatgtttagaggtgcagtaggcataaCTTTGAgtacataatgaaagaaaatgcaaaatgcttattgattcatgatgtggtttcatcttagcttgggcaaaccatgcagtatttaatacatagtagcagaatatttactattgaagcttgaaaagatgtgagttctttgtgtgcaatctttcatttatgcatgtgagagggttttctttttttttaatatttttacattgtagtacttgttttacttgttgggggtgtttgcttatttaatacattccgtcaaggacagaaattacatgctgggtattttcccctaggaagtgtgtcttggatttttgccttattattttctttactttttttttctcttctttttttggtggtgggggtggttatgtttaaatgaagttgcttttacaacaccaaatacttaatcatccatttcctacataaaaggtaccTACTTTTTtaatggacctcaagtatattgtagtatagaggtagaatgtaaggaaaggtattaagcaggctgtgttgtagcttatgggcaagtaataaattgtatcatttatcttgaatgtatcatagataagctgctatataacaattgccactccagataactgtgaaattaggtgattaactagttgttacttaacctactaatttctgtataagtctaatgaCATGAAATacaagttggggttttgattttttactttgcttttctgtttggagtgtcattgtaactactgtattgtaaatgatggaaaataattgcatatgttaaaaaaataaattgtgttatattaaaaacaacaacaacaacaacaatccaAACTCATTGGGATGCACTCAACACAGTCCCAAGAGgaaaagtatattgtaatccaggcctacttcaagaaactagaaaaagtgaaaattcaaaatctaacagtatACCTAAAGGAACCAGagcagagcagcaagaatacaccaaacccagcagaagaagagaaataataaagatcagggcagaaataaacaatacagaatttttaaaaaacaatttaacagatcaatgaaaccaagagttggtttttttttaaaaaaattgataaacctctacccaggcctctcaaaaagaaaagagagagcacccaaacagacaaaatcacaaatgaaaatggatgtattgcagccaatctctcagaaatacaagcaattatcagggagtactatgaaaaattatatgtaaaccactggacaacctagaaaaaatgaacaaattcctaaacacacatacactaccaaaattcaaatgggaagagacagaaaatctgaagagacccatAGCTAgtcaagaaattgaatcagttatcaataatctcccaacaaataagagccctaaggcagatggcttcccagaggaattctcccagacatttaaagcagagttaatattcTTCTccagctattccaaaaaaatagaaatggaaggaaaatttcccaactcattctacaaagccagcatcactttgattcccaaaccagagacccagcaaaaaaagataactacaggccaatatgcctgatgaaaatggatgcaaaaatcctcaacaagatactagaaaatcaaattcaacagcatataaaaagaattatccaccatgatcaagtgggattcattcctgggtcccagggttggttcaatatttgcaaatcaatgtgatacatcatattaacaaaagaaaagataaaaaccatatgatcctgtcaatagacacagaaaaagaatttaacaaaacacagcatcctttcttaataaaaacccctcaagaaagtcaggatagaaggaacctacttaaatatcataaaagccatttatgaaatgctcacagctaatatcatccaagggggaaaaactgagagctttccccctgagatcaggaacacgacaggggtgtccactctcaccgctgttgtttaacataatgctgtaagacctagcatcagcaatcagacaataaataaataaataaataaataaataaataaatggcatcagaattggcaaagaagaagcaaactttcacatttcacagatgacttCGTACTCTACAGGGAAAACACGACAGACTCCACCCAATGCCTGCAagaacagatccatgaattcagcaaagtcacagggtacaaaatcaacgtacaaaaattggttgcagttttatacaccaatagtgaagcaacaaaaagagaaataaagaaactcatcccattcataattgcacaaaaaatcataaaatacctagaaataaacctaaccaaagatgtaaaagatctgtatgacaaaaactatagaaaactaatgaaggaaattgaagaagacaccaagaaatggaaaaacattccatgctcatggattggaagaataaacattgtaaaagtgtcattattacccatagcaatctacacatttaatgcaatcccaatgaaaattgcattcttctcaaagctagaacaaacaatcctaaaatttatgtggagccacaaaagattctgaatagccaaagtaatattgaagaagaaaaccaaaatggaaggcatctcAATCCCAGAcctagcctctactacaaacctaaaatcatcaagacagtatggtattgacacaaaaacagacacatagaccaatggaatagaatagagaactcagaactggacctGCAAATGTCTGGCCAATTAATAtttaacaaagcagaaaagcGTATCCATTGGAAACAAGACAGCCTCcctaacagatggtgctgggagaactgaacagcaacatgcagaagaatgaaactagaccactttcttacaccatacacaaaaataaactcaaaatgactgaaggacctcAATGGGagacaggacaccatcaaaaccctagaggagaaaataggaaacaacccTGTTGACCTTTGCTATAGtaatttcttatttgacacatctccaaaggcaagggaatcaagagcaaaaatgaactattgggacctcatcaagatataaagcttcCACatggtaaaggaaacaatcaataaaactaacaggcaaccaaaggaatgggtaaagatagttacaaatgacatatcagataaagggctagtatccaacatccacaaggaactcaccaaactccacacccaaaaaaacaaataatccagtgaagaaatgggcagaagacatgaacagacacttcttcaaagaggacatccagaaggccaatagacacatgaaatgatgcccaaagtcactcatcatcagagaaatacacatCAAGACCAccgtgagataccacctcacgctggtcagagtggctaaaatgaacaaatcaggagactacagatgctggcgagggtgtggaaagacgggcaccctcctacactgttggtgggaatgtaaactagtgcagctgctctggaaaacagtgtggaggttcctcaaaaaattaataatagaattcccctatgactcagcaatagcactgctaggaatttactcaagggGTAtaggagtgctaatgcataggagcacatgtactccaatattcatagcagccctttaaacaatagccaaatcatggaaacagcctcaatgtccatcaacttacGAATAGTTCAAGCagatgtgatttatctatacaaaggaacactacatggcaatgagaaagaatcaaattTGGCCATTGGTGGCAACATGAATGAAACTCGAGGTTGTTATGCTAAGCCAGGCAGAgtaggacagatagcatatgttttcactcatatgtggaacaggagaaactcaacagaggactatgggagaggggaaggggaaaaataggtaagaagagggaaggaggcaaaccataagagaacaaactgagggttgataggggtgggggagaggggaaaatgggtgatgagcatggaggagggcactagttggatgagcactgcatgttatGTGGAAactaagttgacaataaactataaaaaataataaagaaaaaagaaaaacaacaaaaagcattacccataaagagaaggaaggaatggtgtgaagaatttaagaatgaaaaggagatcctttttaagtatttatttaaattgtagttaacatacagtgtaatattagtttcaggtgtacaatattgtgattcaACAGTTACATTCAATACCAGGTGCTCATTACAAGtctactccttaatccccatcacctatttaacccaacTCTCATCCACCTTCCCTCTGATAACcatatttgttctctatagttaagagtctgtttcttcctttgtctctctcctttattttccctGATGTctgcttgtttcttaaatttcacacaaatgaaattatatgatatttttcttctgactgacttattttgcctagcgTAAtagtctctagctccatccatttgttgcaaatggaaagatttaatttttttacggctgagtaatattccattttgtatatataccataacCTCTTTATCCATCAGCTGACATacaattaggttgtttccatagtttagctattgCACATAACAGTGCTACAAATATCAAGGTGTATGCATCCctgtgaattaatatttttgtattctttgggtaaatacctagtagggcaattCCTGGATCTTAAGGTAGaaactatatttatttgaatacatCCTGGTTTGTAGATTTTTCTCACAgattatatatatcatacattagataaaacaaaattaaaaagagaaatttgaaaataaaaatatgattttatatccAATTATTAATATAGTCACAGAGAGGAAATATTCTATGTAATGTTAGTTACATTAACATATTAATGTAATTGGATTGAACATCCCTAATGAGATTtatcaagtaattaaaaaaacttttaagttcaGTTTTCAGTAGCCATATTACTGGTGATTGTGTTGATATTACTCTCCTGAGACTATTTTGCATGACTAAATTGTCAGTGAGTGGGTATGTATGTCAAAAGTAAATGAGCACGTTGATAAAATCTATGAGAATCAAAATTTTCACTGGGGCCAAAAGATGATCAAAATGTAAGCTTGATGAAGATATTTAATAATGATTTCTTAATTTGGAAGTGGAATATCAATATGCAcactcaatatatttttatttgtgcattttcttaaTTGGTCTACTGTATACAGGCCTAGAACACTCACCAGTCCATGATCGATGGCAGTCTTCCCACTAAGATAGTAGCCTCTACATTTCACATCCCCACTGAGAAGAATAAGGACTCCTTGGAAGAACGGCTGATGCATGGTTGGGGACAACCTATATTTAGGATAAACCTGGGACATCTTATCATACCAAAGGGCAAAGACAACTACTGAAAATTACTGAGTTTTGTCAAAGGGCTCAGGAGCCAATTTTGAAAATACACCCACCAGCCAGACATAAGGGAATCTGAGAACCACTAGTGATAATAACTGCTATGGATTGGAACACTTATAGGTATAATTTGAAGATTTAATATAACAGTAAAAACTCATCTTTGTAGTGATATTGGGAACCAAtgcataattttctaaaatagtagATAAGTAAGAGGAAAAAGATTAAGTATTCATTATGCTTTTCCCACCTCAGCATAACCATAATGAGGAGGGACGTTTCTATCCATAGAAATTTtctagaagacagagaaggaatgaatgaaataggaTAGCTCCATCGTGTAATATGAATGGCTGGATTGGGGAACCATCCATCAGTGATCTGTCTGATTATTTACCCATCTATGTGAAACTGTTGTAATAATAAAGCTTTTGGTTTTATGGTTTACAATTTGACAGGTCTACTCACCAGCCCATCCTagctttgttttcagtttctttctttgcctttttcccctaaaattccctttttttctaaaaatatataacactTTTATAATCAACATGGCAACACCTTAAAAAGCAAAGTCAATAATTAAGCATACTACCATGATTTTCCAACATCTTCTAAAAACTTTATGCCAtagtcttttattaaaattaaacttactaaagtaaaatttacatacaataaatgcATCCATTTTAATTATAGTTAAGTGAGTGTTCCCGTGTGTAACTATTTCCACAACCAAGAAGTAGTATTTGCTCAACCCAGTAAATATACTTATCCTGGCTTTAGGCAACCAAAGATATGTTTTCCATCACTATACTTTACAGTAGTGCTTCTTATAATATAATATCAATGAGGTTACTTTTTCATGCCTGACATTTTTTTGCTCAGTCTAATTTTTAACTCAGATTTATCTATTTCAATTGCTTCTTTTACTATTGAACACAATCTCAGTGGAAGAATGTTTCACAATTTATTTACCTAATCACCATCTGTGGACATTTGCTTTCAGTTTTAAACTATCTATttacactatttatttattcacaaataaagctatttaaaaaaagaccagatttttaaaatattttctgtttacatTTATTAAGTCCTTGTGTATATTAATTCCAGCGACAGTCTCATATCTGAATCTGTTTGAATTGACTGATTTTTCTCCCAATTGTAGGTCACATTTTGATTCCCAGTGTGTGGGCCAcatatttctttgcatattttgcaattttttaactggattttaGTCCTTGCTGAATGTCTGAATTTTATTGCCTTCCTCTAAGCAACACTAGGCTTTTCCATGGCAGACAGTTAATTTACTTAAAGAACAATTTGATACCTTCCATTCTTGTTTCTCATACTTTTATTATGGGTCTGTAGTAACTTATTCTAGAGAAGTGTTAGTCTGTTACTAACATGTGAATCTTCTCATGTACCTACTGAATGTCTGGTCAGAGCTCAAACATGTTACTGCCTACATAAACTTTCTGAATGATTAGACTCCTAGCTCTACAATTCTTTCTTGCATGGCCCTTTGGAGTTTAAGTTATCCCACAGACAACCTAAGTAGTAAGCACTTACTCAAGGAGTTATAGAAGCAATTTTCTAGAGGTCATTTTCTGCAAagctccctcctctccagaaCTCTGTCCTGCAACTTTCAGCGGCCTCCATTTCCCATGGTCTCCACACTTCAGCTAACCACTAAACAACCACAATCCTGGGCTGTACTCAGGATTTCTCCCCCAGGATTATGGTCTGGAATGTGTCCACAGGAATAAAATGGGGGTCATCACAGGGCTCACCTTGCTTATAAACC
Protein-coding sequences here:
- the LOC115279719 gene encoding transient receptor potential cation channel subfamily V member 2-like, with protein sequence MKAVLNLRDGANACILPLLQIDRDSGNPQPLVNAQCTDEYYRGHSALHIAIEKRSLQCVKLLVENGANVHARACGQFFQKKSQGTCFYFGELPLSLAACTKQWDVVTYLLENPHQPASLQAADSLGNTALHALVMIADDSAENSALVIRMYDGLLRAGARLCPTVQLEDIPNLQGLTPLKLAAKEGKIEIFRHILQREFSGPCQPLSRKFTEWCYGPVRVSLYDLASVDSCEDNSVLEIIAFHCRSPVSPLGAGGGGLARPLLKNFLPSLEIVIHRSICHLSLSLDASEMTQTSVLLVDIGEKKQRASQSHSGGSVPDTQGVKSRSEDATKPPERESTVGSGLLIIIENWFGFEA